The Mesobacillus boroniphilus region CAAAAGACCATTTTTTAATCGAAACACTGATGAATGAGTATCAGGAGGTTACGAAAGATACCGTTTCACAGCCTATTTCATCAGGAGGAGCAACCTATGCCAGGGCAATGAATAACACCGTTGCGTTCGGGGCTGTATTCCCTCATCAGTCGAAAACTGAACATCAGCCGAATGAATATATCGAACTGGAGGCCATTTTTACAGCAATGATCATATATGCAAAAGCGATTTACAGGTTAACTCGCTAGATATGTATTTCAATCATTGGAGGTATTGGTATGAAAAAGTTCAAAATGCCTACAGCGTATACATTATTATTTTTGATTATCGTCGTCATAGCCGCTTTAACCTGGGTCATTCCAGGCGGGCATTACGATACAAAGGTAGATGAAGATACTGGAAGGGAGCTGCCGATAGCAGGCACGTATCAGAAGCTTGCTGAAGATGAACAAACCCCTCAAGGCCTTTGGGAGGTATTGAATGCTCCAATCAACGGTTTCTTTGATGCAAAGGATATTGCCCTTTTTGTACTAGTTATCGGTGGGTTCCTTGGCGTTGTCATGAAGACAGGGGCTATAGATGCCGGGATTGCGAGAGTCATCCGGAAACTGAAGGGCAGGGAGCAATGGCTAATTCCAATTCTAATGATATTGTTCGCAATTGGCGGATCGACTTATGGAATGGCTGAGGAAACAATCGCCTTCTATCCGATCCTCATTCCAGTCCTGATTGCAGCTGGTTATGATTCATTGACAGCGGTATCGATTATTGCGATTGGAGCCGGTATCGGCTGTCTTGGCTCAACTGTCAATCCATTTGCGACCGGTATTGCTTCAGGATTTGCGGGTATTTCGATAGGTGACGGCATTGTTCTCCGACTGATTATCCTTGCAGTCACTTTAATCGTGGGCATTCTTTTCGTCATGCGTTATGCAAAGAAAGTGAAGGATGACCCATCCAAATCCTTGATTGCCGAATTCAAAGAAGAAAATGAGAAGCATTTTCTATCCCAAAAAACAGGAGAATTAGA contains the following coding sequences:
- a CDS encoding YfcC family protein; this encodes MKKFKMPTAYTLLFLIIVVIAALTWVIPGGHYDTKVDEDTGRELPIAGTYQKLAEDEQTPQGLWEVLNAPINGFFDAKDIALFVLVIGGFLGVVMKTGAIDAGIARVIRKLKGREQWLIPILMILFAIGGSTYGMAEETIAFYPILIPVLIAAGYDSLTAVSIIAIGAGIGCLGSTVNPFATGIASGFAGISIGDGIVLRLIILAVTLIVGILFVMRYAKKVKDDPSKSLIAEFKEENEKHFLSQKTGELEFTGRHKAVLSVFALTFVVMILGVIPWAYKFNISIFEDMTNALASIPVIGKFLGGMMPLGDWWFGELTMLFLTSSIIIAFIYRMEEEEFTSTFVNGARDLLGVALIIAISRGITVVMDAGGMTATVLHWGEGFLSDMGSVVFTNLAFLFYLPLSFLVPSTSGLATLSMPIMAPLADFAGVSRHLVITAYQSASGVVNLLTPTSAVIMGALAIARIPYTTYLKHVWKLVVVLSVIVMIILSIATMLN